From a region of the Castanea sativa cultivar Marrone di Chiusa Pesio chromosome 10, ASM4071231v1 genome:
- the LOC142613751 gene encoding putative sodium/metabolite cotransporter BASS6, chloroplastic — translation MNSVSSSSQLKIHLPHFSEPHSRNVSDRRKPQPPFSSSSLFSTLYFSRSLGFPFRSDFNLPNWSSSRFVISKCVNGISSDPLEPGTGLNDATRPAQVPKQKDISILKILKESNSLLPHVVLASTLLALVYPPSFTWFTTRYYAPALGFLMFAVGVNSREDDFLEAFKRPAALFAGYVGQFVVKPLLGYFFGIISVTLFGLPTSIGAGIMLVSCVSGAQLSNYATFLTDPQMAPLSIIMTSLSTATAVIVTPMLSLLLIGKRLPVDVKGMVFSITQIVVAPIAAGLLLNRFFPKICNAIRPFLPPLSVLVTSLCVGAPLAINIKSVLSPFGATILLLIVAFHLSAFIAGYVFTGLVFHKAPDVKELQRTLSYETGMQSSLLALALANRFFQDPLVSVPPAVSTVIMSLMGFSLVMIWSERKE, via the exons atgaatTCAGTAAGTAGCAGTAGCCAATTGAAGATCCACCTTCCACATTTCTCGGAGCCCCACTCGCGAAATGTCTCCGATAGACGAAAACCTCAGCccccattttcttcttcttctttattttcaaCTCTATATTTCTCGCGGTCTCTAGGGTTTCCATTTCGCTCTGATTTTAATTTACCAA ATTGGAGTAGCTCAAGGTTTGTAATCAGCAAGTGTGTAAATGGGATATCTTCGGATCCTCTGGAACCGGGTACGGGTCTAAACGATGCAACCAGACCAGCTCAG GTGCCTAAACAAAAGGACATTTCTATTTTGAAGATCTTGAAGGAATCAAATTCCCTTTTGCCACATGTAGTCCTTGCTAGTACACTGTTGGCTCTTGTCTATCCGCCTTCTTTTACATGGTTTACTACCAG GTACTATGCACCTGCATTGGGGTTTCTAATGTTTGCAGTAGGGGTTAATTCTAGAGAGGATGATTTCCTTGAAGCATTCAAGAGACCAGCAGCTCTTTTTGCTGGTTATGTTGGCCAATTTGTTGTGAAACCTCTGCTAGGATATTTTTTTGGCATTATCTCAGTCACACTTTTTGGTCTTCCAACCTCCATAG GTGCTGGGATTATGTTGGTTTCTTGTGTTAGCGGGGCTCAGCTCTCAAATTATGCTACTTTTCTCACAGACCCACAAATGGCCCCTCTAAGCATTATTATGACATCATTGTCTACTGCTACTGCAGTAATTGTCACACCAATGTTATCACTCTTGCTCATTGGAAAAAGACTTCCTGTTGATGTAAAAGGAATGGTGTTTAGCATTACGCAGATTGTAGTTGCACCCATTGCTGCAGGCTTGCTATTGAATCG GTTCTTCCCCAAGATCTGTAATGCTATTCGGCCATTTTTGCCTCCACTATCAGTATTAGTGACATCTCTCTGTGTTGGAGCCCCACTTGCGATTAACATCAAGTCTGTTCTATCTCCTTTCGGAGCAACCATTTTGCTGCTCATTGTTGCATTCCATTTGTCAGCATTCATAGCTGGTTATGTCTTTACTGGTTTAGTGTTCCATAAGGCACCTGATGTGAAAGAGCTGCAAAGAACACTTTCCTATGAGACAG GTATGCAAAGCAGTCTTCTGGCCCTTGCACTGGCAAATAGGTTCTTCCAAGATCCACTTGTGAGTGTGCCTCCCGCAGTCTCG